The DNA window GTATATTTGAATTAGATATAAAATagaacaaaataattaaaataattatcagtttttaataatttgtctaatctttattaaaaaataatcataaaaaatcaaataacTTTATATTTGGAGATTGGAGAGTGAACAAAataatcattaatttttttgaacAAACAAATTCTTTTATTACAAAAACATTTTCTCCAAAAACACTAGCTAGATTCTAGAAACCCCTTCCAAACCTTTCTTTAATCACTTTCTATTTTTCTCCGACTTTGTACAAGTGTTTTATATAATAAGTTGATGACCATGGCTGAATCTAAGACCAGAGCCGAAGCTGCGCACAACCTTCGAGCCGAAATgatggaagaagaagaagagaagAACATGCACCAAGAAGACAGAGCCGGAGTACCATCTGCAGGCTATACAGTTAGATCAAATCGAAGCAGACTCCCACTTATCTGCTCATTCATCGCCGTCGTTATAGTATTAGCTGGAATCACAGTTCTCACGGTTTGGCTAGTTTATCGACCCCGCAAACCCAAGTTCAGTGTCGTCAGTGCAGCTGTGTATGAACTCAACGCCACCTCTTCCCCTTTCATGTCCACAGCCATGCAGTTCACTGTGGTCATCAGGAACCCCAACAAGCGACTCTCCATTTTTTACGACCAATTTTCTGCATTTGTTTCCTATAAAAACCAGGCCATCACTCCGCAAGTGACGCTGCCTCCACTATTTCAAGAACCCAAGAGCACGGTGGCGCTTTCTCCAGTGCTAGGAGGCGCACAGGTGCCTGTGGCGGCGGAGGTGGTCGGCGCGCTATCGATGGACGAGGCTTACGGGGTGGTGGGTCTGAGCCTGGTGCTGACGGGGAAGCTGGAGTACAATGCTGGAACCATAATTAAGAGCACGGGACATTATCGAGTCTATGTGAGGTGTGATTTTTTTGTGGGATTGAAGAAAGGATTCTCGAGGCCAATGCCTCTTATTGGATCCAATTATCTGCTCTGCAGAGTTGATGTATGAAATTTCAATTTGACGAatctatattatattaataattctCAATTTAATTCCATTTGCGTTACAAATTGAAGAGTTATTTTCTAAGGTATCGATGAAGAATAATAATTCTTGCTTCACATAAATCACGAACGAGAATATGATGGATACACAAATTGAAGTCCATTAAATGTATACATAAATGAGATGCTATTCCTTCTTTTTCCAAAGTAATATTTTAAGTGCCGATTCGGCAAAGAACTAATTTAGGGAAAAGAATAATGTAAGCGTTCAGACGTTGAGACTGAGGAGTCCCGCAAAAAGTGATATTTTGTATGATTTTATTAGGGTACTAGCCATATGTCAAAAGATATAGATAATATTGATGTTAATGttgttaatataaaaaaaaagagaaatatcTATATTTTCAATGACGGTGGAATCCACGACGGTTACAATTCGATATTCATTGATAAATTCTTTGGCATAGTCTACAAACTACACTAATAAGGTAAACCGTACTGGCCAAACTGTGTACGATATGCTTGCCTACGAAAATATTGGTAATTAATAAGAATCAAACTGTTGACAATTGAATATAAGCTTACTTATTCCACCAACTTGACACCCGTATGAGGCAAAACATGAGAAATATTAATCAGTGCAGGGGTGATGGACGAACGCGAACCATTTATAATTTGCTTGTGGTCCTATTTTGCTGGCTGAAATTTTGATTCTCTcccataattaaataaatcataatgAGAGGACGTGAGTTTGAAGCATGCATCTTTCACTCTCTTTTTGGGGGTTTATTTTATCCTATCCATGTGGGCATTGTCTCCATGATAGGATGTATGACCAAGATTTGCCCATACATATATATGACCcacttttttttgaaattgtatatgTGACAAGATCTGACCCGTTGAAATGAAGTAAGGGTAATGTCCACATAGGTAGAATCTCATCTACTCTTTTTGGGTATGGAGTCTACTATTTATTACTATCATTTAACCGTTTGACTTTAAGGTTCGAATAATTTGTTTGTGTGGGTAATTTAAATCCAAACATTTTAGGGAACAAGCTGCAAGAATACAAGAGATTAGCCAATTTAGTCCTCTAGATATGGGTTAATCTTCTAAAACGAAGGCTAAATAAATTGATAGATAAGTAAGATATGAATAATTAACATTTATGATCGATTTTATCCAAGTTTGATTTATAATTAGCTATGATTTAATGAAAGATCTCTTGAatcatatttgatttttttttaaaattctagtAAAGAATATAGATAACCGATAGTGCATCATGGTGAAATTGTGTGGTATAAGTCTAAGGTAATGGTTAGAAATTAAAGAAGTTGGAAACTTTCAGAATAATTAAAAGTAGGGGTAATGGTTCCAATGAACAAAAAGTAGGAGCCATGGTTTTAAACTCCAGCCcatgaataattaaaattggGGGCCGGAGTTTTAAATGCGGCACAAGAATAAATAAGTAGACCCCAGCCCATTTGAAACCGCAGCCCATTTGAAATCCCAGCCCATGAATAATTAAAACTGGGGGCCTGTGTTAAAACGCACATCCCCTAATCAGTATCacaatattgttttttttttaaaaaaaaaaaaataaaatttgaaattttagtttatttatgtaaatttaatttttatatttattttattaaaataccgtACAAGgttttagaaaataaaatatttttttctagaACCCTCAGCGGGTACAAGGGAGGGCTTGTTTGTCTCCGTTCTGACTTCTGCAAGCCTCATGCCGTTCGAGACAACTGCTCCTACATTCTCGATTTTTATGCTCGATCAGTTGCAGCCAGAAATTAGTAAATTCAACAGTATAAGGAACTGGGCCCTTTTTTCCTTTTGAAGTTGGAACTGGGTCCTTTTACTACACCTCAATCGTAGTCTTTTGCTGTAAAAAATTTGATGAGCAATGGCTTTTGAAACTGCAGACGCCTCCACTCCTCGGTTGGCTCTTGCAGACACTGACATCAACTGGAACAGGTCACTTTTCGCACATAAACATGTTTTGTTACTCGTGTTGTATGTGTGTATATTTGGGGTGAATTCTTACTAATggttattttcttgattttgtgGTATTCTTggtgtttttaaattttttgaagtCAGATCTTGGACGGTTTGGGAAGCTAGGTTCAGTACTGGATTCTTTGTTTGCTAATTCTAGCTTCCTCTGATGAATTTAGTTGTTGTTTTTCTACGTTGCTTTGATGATGGTTCTCTGATTGCACGCATGCTTGTCTCTTGATTTTGCAGTGATGAAATTGTATTAGGTGGTATCTTTACTGGAATATCAGTCTATTAGTTAGTTGATTAGTGGAAGATCGCATTATACTGAGCTTATGTTATTGCTTGAGTTGAACTGAACTCATATTTACTTTTGTATTTTTTCTTGATGAGCATTTCCTTTATTTAAAAATTGGATTTTGTCGCGTATTTGTTTTTCATTGTATTTACGGTTTGGTTTTTATATTCTATTTCGAGAAATAACACCTTAAAAAAACCATTTCTTTCCTTCCAGGCATGGTAGTTGCATATCAAGGTTTTCTTTATCTATCATTGTGTTTGTTGTATTCTTAGTAACCATTTGATTCGCTTACAGCGCTGTATAGATTCTTGAATCTAGTTGTTTGGCTGTGGAATTTTCAGGTTGGATAAGACAAGGTTTCATATTATTGGGGCTATTCTGTTTACTGTTCAGTCAGCTTTAATACACCCGACAGCAGTTGTGAAGACGAGGATGCAAGTATCTGGATCTGGATTCTCTCATCAGTCAGGATTTTCTGTTTTCAGGCATCTTATTAGAAGGGATGGTATTCGAGGTATTTTTAGAGGCTTTGGCACATCAGCCATTGGATCATTACCTGGTCGAGTCCTCGCTTTGACCACACTTGAAATGTCCAAGGATATGACTCTGAAATATATGCAAGACCTTGATATGCCAGAAGCAACTCGTATCGCGGTCGCAAACGGCGTTGCAGGAATGGTCTCCAATTTATCAAGTGTATACTTCGTGCCTTTGGAGGTGGTGCGTATTCAACTTCTTCCATACTCTTGTTTAGTTATGTCATTCTTCTTATCAGTGAGTATGTGCATGGTCCTGCAAGGCTTATCATGATGATACTCTGGTCTAACCCATCTTGTTAACTTGTCCTTTTGGGAAAACTTCAATATTGATTGATACATATTACCTAAAGATCCAAGCTTCGAAATTGAACTTTTTTTTCCAGATATGCCAGCGATTAATGGTTCAAGGGCTTCCGGGAACAATAGCTTGCAATGGTCCATTTGATGTTGTACGCAAGGTGATAAAGGCTGAAGGACTCCGTGGATTATACAGAGGTTTTGGATTAACTATCATAACACAATCTCCTGCAGCAGCACTTTGGTGGGCTGCCTATGGTGCTTCCCAACACACAATTTGGAGGTACATATTTTATTCTATGCCGGTCTAAGAGCCATCAAGGACATCTATTTAAAATGGCTCTCTCTTTGAACTTTTGTTTTTGACCTTAGGAGTCTTGGCTACGCAGATGACTTGGAATATAAACCATCCCATGTAGACATGGCTCTTGTTCAAGCTACAGCTGGAGTGGTAGCTGGATCTCTCTCTTCAGTCATTACAACTCCAATAGACACTGTAAAGACGCGCCTTCAGGTAATCTTTATGCAAAAATTATTAGTCACACTCTTACCTCATCAACAAAGCAGTGAAAAACTATTATTTCTTTTTCACTTCGATGAATAGGTTATTGATGATTACAGCATTGGAAGACCATCTGTGCTCAAGACCGCAAAGGCACTTTTTAAAGAGGATGGGTGGAAAGGTTTCTACAGGGGATTCGGACCTCGGTTTCTGAACATGTCTTTTTATGGAACCACGATGATTGTGACGTACGAACTGATAAGTACGTCCTCCTCGACCACCAATGACTGCCCCTTCTTTAATATAAAATCTGAGCATTGGTCGAGTTTGTGTTTTGTACAATTTTTTCTTGGTTCACATGGGATTCCGCAGTTGCATGGAATTCATATGTAACATTAATGATTTGCGTTGTGTGTTATCAGAGAGATTGTCTGTAAAGCAAGCTTGATCAGCAAGAAGATTGTTGGAGCCATAAACATTGCAATTTGTGAACTTGGAGAATCCCAAACCAATAGATTTATCAATCATTCTTTTGCCGGATAGAGATTTCCAGCAAGGAGCGGGTACAACAGGATAGCAGATTTTTTGGAGAATGGATGGACTTATTTTCTAACCATGGcgttatttatttgtttattcaatgaaaaaatatcacgTCCTGTTAGTATTTTTTACTTTTCCAGTCGTCCGTAATGCTGCTGATCGGAGATTTTGCCTCGGCTATTTAGCCCATGTGCCTCTAGATTTACGAATTCCGAAATGATTGTTTGAATTTTGCTattttatatgttttatttctctTGATTGCATTAGATAAAATCCGGTGGAAGAAATTTTTTGAGTACAAAAACAAATTTCCAGTCATATTTCTTCATTGTTAGaagataatttttttgaattgtGAATGGACATAACCAATCATCTATATAAAA is part of the Primulina eburnea isolate SZY01 chromosome 1, ASM2296580v1, whole genome shotgun sequence genome and encodes:
- the LOC140813865 gene encoding NDR1/HIN1-like protein 12, giving the protein MTMAESKTRAEAAHNLRAEMMEEEEEKNMHQEDRAGVPSAGYTVRSNRSRLPLICSFIAVVIVLAGITVLTVWLVYRPRKPKFSVVSAAVYELNATSSPFMSTAMQFTVVIRNPNKRLSIFYDQFSAFVSYKNQAITPQVTLPPLFQEPKSTVALSPVLGGAQVPVAAEVVGALSMDEAYGVVGLSLVLTGKLEYNAGTIIKSTGHYRVYVRCDFFVGLKKGFSRPMPLIGSNYLLCRVDV
- the LOC140839607 gene encoding uncharacterized protein → MAFETADASTPRLALADTDINWNRLDKTRFHIIGAILFTVQSALIHPTAVVKTRMQVSGSGFSHQSGFSVFRHLIRRDGIRGIFRGFGTSAIGSLPGRVLALTTLEMSKDMTLKYMQDLDMPEATRIAVANGVAGMVSNLSSVYFVPLEVICQRLMVQGLPGTIACNGPFDVVRKVIKAEGLRGLYRGFGLTIITQSPAAALWWAAYGASQHTIWRSLGYADDLEYKPSHVDMALVQATAGVVAGSLSSVITTPIDTVKTRLQVIDDYSIGRPSVLKTAKALFKEDGWKGFYRGFGPRFLNMSFYGTTMIVTYELIKRLSVKQA